In Sulfuracidifex metallicus DSM 6482 = JCM 9184, a single window of DNA contains:
- a CDS encoding ATPase, producing the protein MTRILVSGLVPFDAGKTTFSLKLIYLFSSIGKRIFPFKPVAGHNIWYSQYTVQESLNLGLLIGNDALKYFKATGIDPRYINPVSIISVPIDLEKINMDFLEYEKYMSSDFFFMMRRSRFLGSKIEDHYYVSKAIRKIIINLEDVNKLIKRFNPIEIDDLVQAILDSHEDVSNSLQNFLGKTEHDCEIIESYNDAISPVRLSHLDYLFLLSPGKAFLVKGDRLIKVLSVMSSPPWVIRSGSILKYLSRDIIRSFDLPVDDSIIDVIYRK; encoded by the coding sequence ATGACCAGAATATTGGTAAGTGGATTAGTTCCTTTTGATGCCGGTAAAACCACCTTTTCTTTAAAACTAATCTATCTTTTTAGCTCAATAGGAAAAAGGATATTTCCTTTCAAACCAGTAGCAGGTCACAATATCTGGTATAGTCAATATACAGTTCAGGAGTCTCTAAATCTGGGTCTTCTCATAGGGAACGATGCATTGAAATACTTTAAGGCCACAGGAATAGATCCGCGTTACATAAATCCTGTATCAATAATCTCTGTTCCAATAGACCTTGAAAAGATTAACATGGATTTTCTAGAATATGAAAAATATATGTCGAGTGACTTCTTCTTTATGATGAGAAGATCTCGTTTTCTAGGCAGTAAAATAGAAGATCATTATTATGTTTCTAAAGCTATAAGAAAAATAATAATTAATTTAGAAGATGTTAATAAGTTAATAAAAAGATTTAATCCAATTGAGATAGACGACTTGGTTCAGGCGATTCTAGATTCTCATGAAGATGTGTCAAACAGTCTCCAGAATTTTTTGGGAAAAACTGAGCATGACTGTGAAATAATAGAGTCATATAATGATGCTATATCACCAGTTAGACTATCTCATTTAGATTATCTGTTTTTATTATCTCCAGGCAAGGCCTTTTTAGTGAAAGGAGATAGACTAATAAAGGTCTTGTCAGTGATGTCTTCTCCGCCCTGGGTCATAAGATCTGGTTCTATACTCAAGTATCTAAGCCGAGATATAATACGTTCTTTTGATCTTCCTGTTGATGACTCTATTATAGATGTCATATATAGGAAATGA
- a CDS encoding DUF1641 domain-containing protein translates to MNTQLDALDKLLSEDKLDSLNRMLDIIQSADKLGLLDVIRGVLDDEEYVGKILGAIVNDRTMEIATNWNKLLDLVEMFTDADTISNLKYLLGFFGDLKKTGILDPIRGMLTDEEYLGKILGAIVNDRTMEIATNWNKLLDLVEMFTDADTISNLKYLLGFFGDLKKTGILDPIRGMLTDEEYLGKILGAIVNDRTLGLIEKWDNLIDLVDVVADEDTVNAVKNVLDILKDLSKNGVLDPIKGLIKDEESLGKIIGGVVNDFTLNLMTYWNQITKDLATIDLNNFKYFTYLISATGEALKTENVKPVKGMWAILGELKDPDVQRGMGVAFAALRQIGKLYDPNNGKIALQTKQ, encoded by the coding sequence ATGAATACCCAACTTGATGCTTTAGATAAACTTCTTTCTGAAGATAAATTAGATAGTCTAAACAGAATGCTTGATATAATTCAAAGCGCTGACAAGTTAGGACTTCTGGATGTAATAAGAGGAGTACTGGACGACGAAGAGTACGTTGGTAAGATACTAGGAGCTATAGTGAACGACAGAACAATGGAAATAGCTACAAATTGGAACAAGCTTTTAGACCTAGTAGAGATGTTCACTGACGCTGATACCATATCTAACCTTAAGTATTTGCTAGGCTTCTTCGGAGATCTAAAGAAGACTGGAATTTTGGATCCTATAAGAGGAATGCTTACTGATGAGGAATACCTTGGTAAGATACTAGGAGCTATAGTGAACGACAGAACAATGGAAATAGCTACAAATTGGAACAAGCTTTTAGACCTAGTAGAGATGTTCACTGACGCTGATACCATATCTAACCTTAAGTATTTGCTAGGCTTCTTCGGAGATCTAAAGAAGACTGGAATTTTGGATCCTATAAGAGGAATGCTTACTGATGAGGAATACCTTGGTAAGATACTAGGAGCTATAGTGAACGACAGAACTTTAGGATTGATTGAAAAGTGGGACAACCTAATAGACCTAGTTGATGTCGTAGCTGACGAAGACACTGTTAACGCCGTAAAGAATGTGCTTGACATACTGAAAGACCTAAGTAAGAACGGCGTATTAGATCCAATAAAAGGACTGATAAAAGACGAGGAAAGCTTAGGAAAGATAATAGGCGGGGTAGTCAATGATTTCACACTTAACTTGATGACCTATTGGAATCAAATAACAAAGGACTTAGCTACAATCGATCTTAATAACTTCAAGTACTTCACTTACTTAATAAGTGCTACTGGAGAAGCTTTAAAGACAGAGAACGTAAAGCCAGTAAAAGGAATGTGGGCAATTTTAGGAGAACTGAAGGATCCAGATGTGCAGAGAGGAATGGGAGTAGCATTCGCAGCTTTGAGACAGATCGGTAAACTATACGATCCCAATAACGGCAAAATAGCATTGCAAACGAAACAATAA